The Saccharomonospora cyanea NA-134 genome includes a region encoding these proteins:
- the ftsY gene encoding signal recognition particle-docking protein FtsY has product MASVSNTWLWIIVIAAVVLLVALVAGLTIARKRRISLERRREVERPKGGGYQAGGGIALAPGGEREPAPPEPPPHPVSERTETDGEPGVGEDAAVPRDAPRRDIVDVVLPERTREAVPEPRREPEKPVVEPEVDTTVEPGVAGATRAPEVPETVEPGVDEATRAPETVEPEVVPTPPEAEPEPAPEPVPEAPVEPKEEVAPAAGRIERLRGRLSKSRSALGQSLLGLLGAGDLDEDSWQDVEDTLLIADLGAATTTEIVETLRTELSARGVRTSEQARALLQEVLVNALGRDSDRAVRALPHTVDGAKQPAVVLVAGVNGTGKTTTTGKLARVLVAQDHKVVLGAADTFRAAAAEQLQTWSERVGAEVVRGKEGADPASVAFDAVKRGIDSGVDAVLIDTAGRLHTKTGLMDELGKVKRVVEKQAKVDEVLLVLDATTGQNGLAQARVFSEVVDVTGIVLTKLDGTAKGGIVFQVQRELGVPVKLVGLGEGPDDLAPFEPEAFVDALLA; this is encoded by the coding sequence ATGGCAAGCGTGTCGAACACCTGGCTGTGGATCATCGTCATCGCGGCCGTCGTGCTTCTGGTCGCACTGGTGGCCGGGCTGACGATCGCACGCAAGCGCCGCATCAGTCTCGAGCGCCGCAGGGAAGTGGAACGCCCCAAGGGCGGCGGCTACCAGGCCGGTGGTGGTATCGCGCTGGCACCGGGCGGGGAGAGGGAACCCGCCCCGCCCGAGCCGCCCCCGCATCCGGTGTCCGAACGCACCGAGACCGACGGCGAGCCCGGCGTGGGCGAGGACGCCGCCGTGCCCAGGGACGCGCCGCGCCGTGACATCGTCGACGTGGTCCTGCCCGAGCGGACTCGCGAGGCCGTGCCCGAGCCACGCCGTGAACCCGAGAAACCCGTCGTCGAACCCGAGGTGGACACCACGGTCGAGCCCGGCGTGGCCGGGGCGACGCGGGCGCCGGAGGTCCCCGAGACCGTCGAGCCGGGCGTGGACGAGGCGACGCGGGCCCCCGAGACCGTCGAACCCGAGGTCGTGCCCACTCCGCCGGAGGCGGAACCCGAGCCCGCCCCCGAACCGGTTCCCGAGGCTCCGGTCGAGCCGAAGGAAGAGGTCGCTCCCGCCGCCGGGCGGATCGAGCGGCTGCGCGGCAGGCTGTCCAAGTCGCGGTCCGCGCTCGGCCAGAGCCTGCTGGGCCTGCTCGGCGCAGGTGACCTCGACGAGGACTCGTGGCAGGACGTCGAGGACACCCTGCTGATCGCCGACCTCGGCGCGGCGACCACCACCGAGATCGTGGAGACCCTGCGCACCGAGCTGTCCGCCAGGGGCGTGCGCACCTCGGAGCAGGCTCGCGCACTCCTGCAGGAAGTCCTCGTGAACGCCCTCGGCCGCGACTCCGACCGCGCGGTGCGCGCACTGCCGCACACGGTCGACGGTGCGAAGCAGCCCGCCGTCGTCCTGGTCGCGGGCGTCAACGGCACCGGCAAGACCACCACCACCGGCAAGCTCGCCCGTGTGCTGGTCGCCCAGGACCACAAGGTGGTGCTGGGTGCGGCCGACACGTTCCGCGCCGCCGCCGCCGAACAGCTCCAGACGTGGTCGGAACGCGTCGGTGCCGAGGTCGTGCGCGGCAAGGAGGGCGCCGACCCCGCGTCGGTGGCCTTCGACGCCGTCAAGCGCGGCATCGACAGCGGCGTGGACGCCGTGCTCATCGACACCGCGGGACGGCTGCACACCAAGACCGGCCTGATGGACGAGCTCGGCAAGGTCAAGCGCGTGGTGGAGAAGCAGGCCAAGGTGGACGAGGTCCTCCTGGTCCTCGACGCCACGACCGGGCAGAACGGCCTCGCGCAGGCCCGCGTGTTCTCCGAGGTCGTGGACGTCACCGGCATCGTGCTCACCAAGCTGGACGGCACCGCCAAGGGCGGCATCGTCTTCCAGGTGCAGCGCGAACTCGGTGTCCCGGTGAAGCTGGTCGGCCTCGGTGAGGGACCTGACGACCTCGCCCCGTTCGAACCGGAGGCGTTCGTCGACGCGCTGCTGGCGTAG
- a CDS encoding LCP family protein has protein sequence MTGDRTESLIREALAHEAGRAVDPSVVRTRLSQRGPRPALRRRPAVVLAAAAVVAVAIAAVITPRLLGTDPSEQATTPATSQSVDERTLVIAGMDGAGHPDAILLARVRPDGASVVSLPRDAGVTVPGHGQHPLNSAYQLGRQAALDAGRSERDADHQGATLLVDTVAQLTGEAADHYVLVDTDAVGAVATAVGGVEVCVREAQHDPTSGADLEAGRQTLSGEQALAFLRQRRNLPRGDLDRMVRLQVFAQSLFDSVGNARGDGFSKVAEALAGHVRTDPELDVLGLAEQLATWDRPKLATATIPVGGAKSSPGDSFVLEVDEAKVREFVGPFLDGQAPEDGAGKQLPDAGPRCVY, from the coding sequence ATGACCGGCGACCGCACCGAATCTCTGATCCGAGAGGCCCTCGCCCACGAGGCGGGCCGGGCCGTCGACCCGAGCGTGGTGAGGACCCGGTTGTCCCAACGGGGTCCCCGGCCCGCGCTCCGGCGCAGACCCGCTGTGGTCCTGGCGGCGGCGGCCGTGGTCGCCGTCGCGATCGCCGCCGTGATCACGCCCCGGTTGCTGGGCACGGACCCGTCCGAGCAGGCCACCACACCTGCGACCTCGCAGTCGGTCGACGAGCGCACCCTGGTGATCGCGGGCATGGACGGCGCCGGGCATCCCGACGCGATCCTGCTGGCGCGCGTGCGCCCCGACGGTGCTTCCGTGGTCTCGCTACCGCGGGACGCGGGGGTCACGGTTCCCGGTCACGGGCAACACCCGCTGAACAGCGCCTACCAGCTCGGCCGCCAGGCCGCGCTCGACGCGGGACGCAGCGAGCGAGACGCCGACCACCAGGGCGCCACGCTGCTCGTGGACACCGTCGCGCAGCTCACCGGTGAGGCCGCCGACCACTACGTGCTGGTGGACACCGACGCCGTCGGCGCGGTGGCCACGGCGGTCGGTGGTGTCGAGGTATGCGTGCGCGAGGCCCAGCATGACCCGACGTCGGGCGCAGACCTGGAGGCCGGCAGGCAGACGCTGTCCGGCGAGCAGGCGCTCGCGTTCCTGCGGCAACGACGGAACCTTCCCCGAGGCGACCTCGACCGCATGGTCCGCCTTCAGGTCTTCGCCCAGTCACTGTTCGACTCCGTCGGCAACGCGCGCGGGGACGGCTTCTCGAAGGTGGCCGAAGCACTCGCCGGGCACGTCCGGACGGACCCGGAGCTCGACGTGCTGGGCCTGGCCGAGCAGCTCGCCACGTGGGACCGGCCGAAGCTGGCGACCGCGACCATCCCGGTCGGCGGCGCCAAGTCGTCCCCCGGCGACTCCTTCGTGCTCGAGGTCGACGAGGCGAAGGTCCGCGAGTTCGTCGGCCCCTTCCTCGACGGGCAGGCTCCCGAGGACGGTGCCGGAAAGCAACTCCCCGACGCCGGGCCACGCTGCGTGTACTGA
- a CDS encoding RNA polymerase sigma factor codes for MTDPTRSEAVPDRFDDFVRQRLDRLLRYATALTCDPHLAQDVVQDVLLRAQRRWDRVSTLHAPDAYVRRMVTNEYLSWRRRRAARHVAATHEALEVLTTPVADHAAHYAERDAMRARIATLPRKQRAALVLRYYENLTYAEIAEALGCGESTVRSHISRALSALRAAEAARTGRTGSVKGVLA; via the coding sequence GTGACTGATCCGACCCGGAGCGAAGCGGTACCGGACCGCTTCGACGACTTCGTACGACAGCGACTCGATCGCCTACTGCGTTACGCCACGGCGCTGACCTGCGACCCGCACCTGGCACAGGACGTCGTCCAGGACGTCCTGCTGCGCGCGCAGCGACGGTGGGACCGCGTCTCCACCCTCCATGCGCCGGACGCCTACGTACGTCGCATGGTGACCAACGAGTACCTCTCGTGGCGGCGTCGGCGGGCCGCCCGGCACGTCGCGGCCACCCACGAAGCGCTGGAGGTGCTGACGACCCCGGTGGCCGACCACGCCGCGCACTACGCCGAGCGGGACGCCATGCGCGCCCGGATCGCGACGCTACCGCGCAAACAGCGTGCCGCGCTCGTGCTGCGCTACTACGAGAACCTCACCTATGCCGAGATCGCCGAGGCCCTGGGCTGCGGCGAGAGCACCGTCCGCAGCCACATCTCGCGCGCGCTGTCCGCTCTGCGCGCGGCCGAGGCCGCTCGTACCGGCCGCACCGGGTCCGTGAAGGGGGTTCTGGCATGA
- a CDS encoding IclR family transcriptional regulator codes for MATARSGNGGVQSLQRAFELLERLADTGGEASLSELAASSGLPMPTIHRLIRTLVTLGYVRQNTNRRYALGARLIRLGENASLQFGTWARPLLAELVDEVGETANLAVLERDEVVYVAQVASQRHSMRMFTEVGRRLLPHGTGVGKAMLASFDPDDVRALLERTGMPSYTDHTHTDVDTFLDHLADIAELGYSLDESEQELGVRCIAVAVPGAPSPTAVSVSGPEGRLTDEAVRRIAPAVQRTAKRLSEQLATRQPVE; via the coding sequence GTGGCGACTGCCAGATCGGGTAACGGAGGCGTGCAGTCGCTCCAGCGCGCGTTCGAACTGCTGGAACGGCTCGCGGACACCGGCGGGGAGGCGAGTCTGTCGGAACTGGCGGCCTCGTCGGGGCTGCCCATGCCCACGATCCACCGGCTGATCCGCACCCTCGTCACGCTCGGCTACGTGCGGCAGAACACCAACCGCCGCTACGCCCTCGGCGCGCGGCTCATCCGGCTCGGCGAGAACGCGAGCCTGCAGTTCGGCACGTGGGCGAGGCCGCTGCTGGCCGAACTCGTCGACGAGGTGGGCGAGACCGCCAACCTGGCCGTGCTCGAACGCGACGAGGTCGTCTACGTCGCACAGGTCGCCTCCCAGCGGCACTCCATGCGGATGTTCACCGAGGTCGGGCGCAGGCTCCTCCCCCACGGCACCGGCGTCGGCAAGGCCATGCTGGCGAGCTTCGACCCCGACGACGTGCGGGCTCTGCTGGAACGCACCGGAATGCCGTCCTACACCGACCACACGCACACCGACGTCGACACCTTCCTCGACCACCTCGCCGACATCGCCGAGCTCGGCTACTCGCTCGACGAGAGCGAACAGGAACTGGGCGTGCGCTGCATCGCGGTGGCCGTGCCCGGCGCCCCCTCACCCACCGCCGTGTCGGTGTCGGGTCCCGAGGGGAGGCTGACCGACGAGGCGGTGCGGCGCATCGCCCCCGCCGTGCAGCGCACCGCCAAGCGCCTGTCGGAGCAGCTGGCCACACGCCAACCCGTCGAGTGA